ACCACCTCCATCAGGGACCCCACCGCCACCGGCTTGCGCAGGTAGGCCACCGCGCCCGGTGGATGGAAGGGGCTGCCGGACAGCACGATGATGGGCACGCCTTCCAACATGCGCTCCCGTGACAGCCGCGCGAGGAAGGCCTGTCCGTCCATCACCGGCATCATCAGGTCCAGCAGCACCAGTCCCGGACGGGGATGGGACTTCAGCCAGTTCAAGGCATCCGCGCCGTGGACGCACTGTGCGACGCGATAGCCCTCCATCTCCAACAGCGTCGCGACCGCTTCCCGGAGGTCTTCCTCGTCCTCGATCAACAGGATGAGAGGGGCACTGTCCGTCATGCAGGTTCTCCACTCGCTCTCCGCGACGTGTCCGGCCGACACGTGGCTGTGGGTCTTCCTGCTCCGCCGAAAAGGCCATGAGGCTCACGGGGGAGGGAGGAGCAGGACGAGGCGTTGGCACCGTGGAGAAATAACGACTCGAACCCCCCACCCTGATTTCGGGCGCCGCGCATTTCCGTGCCTGCCCGCCTGCTTTCTCGCGTCCGCTGCCGGACGTGGGCACTGGACCCACGGCACTGGTCCGCCCCGCGGCGCGTCTCCATCTTGAGAACTGGATTGCACGTGCGCGTCCAGGGGAGGAGCGGCCTTGAAGTTCCGCGACCTGATGAAGGGTTGGCCCGTGCTGCGGCAGTTCGCGCGGGGAGACAGCCGGGCCCTGGGCGATACGGCGATGTCGGCGCGAAGCCGCTCGCTGGCGCCGCGCACGAAGACCGCTGATGCGGTCGTGAAGTCCATCTGTCCGTACTGCGCGGTGGGCTGCGGGCAGGAGGTGCACGTGCGTGACGGGCGCATCCTCGACATCGAGGGTGACCCGCATTCCCCCATCTCGCGCGGACGGCTGTGTCCCAAGGGCGCCGCGACCTTCCAGCTGGTCACGGGAACGCAACGCGTGCAGCAGGTCCTCTACCGCCGCCCTGGCGGTACGGAGTGGGAGCCCATTCCGCTGGAAGAGGCGATGACCCAGGTGGCCGAGCGCGTGAAGCGCACGCGCGACGCGACGTTCGAGGTGACGGACGCGCAGGGCCGGTGGGTGAACCGGACGCTGGGGCTGGCGCACCTGGGTGGGGCGACGCTGGACAACGAGGAGAACTACCTCCTCAAGAAGCTCTTCAGCGCGCTGGGCGTCGTGCAGGTGGAGAACCAGGCTCGAATATGACACGCGTCCACGGTGCCCGGTCTGGGCATCACGTTCGGCCGCGGTGGAGCCACGACGTTCCAGCAGGACCTGCAGCACTCGGACTGCATCCTCATCCAGGGGTCCAACATGGCCGAGTGCCATCCGGTGGGCTTCCAGTGGGTGATGGAGGCGAAGGCCCGGGGCGCGAAGGTCATCCACGTGGACCCGCGCTACACGCGCACCAGCGCGGTGGCGGACGTGTACGCGCCCATCCGCGTGGGCACGGACATCGCGTTCCTGGGCGGGCTCATCCACTACGTGCTGGAGCACGAGCGGTACTTCCGTGACTACGTGGTGCAGTACACCAACGCGGCCACGCTCATCCGCGAGGGCTTCCAGGACACGGAGGACCTGGAGGGGCTCTTCAGCGGCTACCAGCCGAAGGACAACCGCTACGACATCCACACCTGGCAGTACCAGGGCGCGGCGGGCGCCATCCCCGCGGCGGGCCACAAGGAGCTGACGGACGAGCCGGGCGCGGGCGGCGGCGGGCACGACCACCGCGTGGACGTGCACGACGAGCACCGCGACGAGACGCTCCAGCATCCCCGGTGCGTGTTCCAGCTCTTGAAGCGCCACTTCTCCCGCTACACGCCGAAGGTGGTGTCGCAGGTGTGCGGCGTGGACGAGGCGCTGTTCCTCCAGGTGGCCCAAACGCTGTGTGACAACTCCAACCCGGAGCGCACCAGCGCGTTCTGCTACGCGGTGGGGTGGACGCAGCACTCGGTGGGCGTGCAGTACATCCGCACGGCGGCCATCCTCCAGCTCTTGCTGGGCAACATCGGCCGGCCCGGCGGCGGCATCCTCGCGCTGCGCGGGCACGCGTCCATCCAGGGCTCCACGGACATCCCCACGCTCTACAACCTGCTGCCGGGCTACCTGCCCATGCCGCACGCGCATGCCACGACGGAGGGGCTGGAGCACTACATCCGGAACAACAAGTCCGGCAGCGGCTGGTGGTCGGAGTTCCCCAAGTACGCGGTGTCGCTGCTCAAGGCGTGGTTCGGGGACAAGGCCACGAAGGACAACGACTACCTGTTCCACCACCTGCCCCGGCTGACGGGCAATCACTCGCACATGCAGACGGTGGCGGACATGGCGGACGGGAAGCTCCAGGGCTACTTCGTCATGGGGGAGAACCCCGCCGTGGGCAGCATGAACGGGGCGCTCCAGCGCAAGGGCCTGCGCCAGCTGGACTGGCTGGTGGTGCGCGACTTCACGCTCATCGAGACGGCGGAGTTCTGGCGCACGGCGCCGGAGGTCCAGTCCGGGCAGGTGCGGCCAGAGGACATCCAGACCGAGGTGTTCTTCTTCCCGGCCGCCGCGCACACGGAGAAGGACGGCACGTTCACCAACACGCAGCGGCTGCTGCAATGGCATCACAAGGCGGTGGAGCCGGCGGGGGACACGCGCAGCGAGCTGCACTTCACCTATCATCTGGGGCGCAAGCTGCGGGAACTCTACGCGGACTCCACGGACCCGAAGGACGCGCCGCTCCTGGATTTGACGTGGGACTACCCCACGCACGGGCCGTACGCGGAGCCCTCCGCGGAGGCGGTGCTGAAGGAGATCAACGGCTACACGGTGGCGGATGGGAAGCCGGTGGACGGCTTCACGGCGCTGAAGGACGACGGCTCCACGGTGTGCGGCTGCTGGATCTACTCGGGCTGCTTCAAGGACGGCGTGAACCAGACGGCGCGGCGCAAGCCGGGGCAGGAGCAGACGTGGGTGGCGCCGGAGTGGGGCTGGGCGTGGCCCGCCAACCGGCGCATCCTCTACAACCGCGCGTCAGCGGACGCGAACGGCAAGCCCTGGAGCGAGCGCAAGCGCTACGTGTGGTGGGACGCGGGCGAGAAGAAGTGGACCGGCGAGGACGTGCCGGACTTCATCGCGGACCGGCCGCCGGAGTACCGGCCGCCCGAGGGCGCGACGGGGCTGGCGACCATCGCCGGCAATGATCCGTTCCTCCTGCAGGCGGACGGCAAGGGCTGGCTCTTCGCGCCCAGCGGGATGATGGACGGGCCGCTGCCCACGCACTACGAGCCCATGGAGTCGGTGGTGCCCAACCCGCTCTACGCGCAGCAGTGCAGCCCCACGCGCGAGGAGTGGAAGCGCAAGGACAACCCCTATCACCGGGCCTGGGGCGACCCGCGCTATCCGTACCTGGTCACGACCTACCGGCTCACCGAGCACCACACCGCGGGCGGAATGTCGCGCTGGCTGTCCTGGCTGAGCGAGCTGCAGCCGGAGATGTTCTGCGAGATCTCCCCGGAGCTGGCGCGCGAGAAGGGGCTGAACAACGGGGACTGGTGCACCATCGCCACGGCGCGAGGGGATCTGGAGTGCCGGGCGCTCGTCACGGAGCGCATCCGCCCGCTGAAGGTGAAGGGAAGGCGGGTGCACCAGATTGGCCTGCCGTACCACTGGGGCGTCACGGGACGCGTGCGCGGCGAGGGGGCCAACGAGCTGACGGCGTTCGTGGCGGATCAGAACGTGGACATCCAGGAGTCGAAGGCGTTCACGGCGGACCTGCGGGTGGGGCGGATGCGCTCGGGGGAGCGGGCCGCGGCGGGAGCGGCGCCGCCCGCGCTGACGGTGCCGGAGGTGCCGCGCGACGTGACGCCCCACACGGACCACACGGAAGCGCAGGAACCCGAGGGGAAGGGATAGGCGCATGGGGAGCCGCAAGGGGTTCTTCACGGACACGACGCTCTGCATCGGCTGCAAGGCGTGCGAGGTCGCGTGCAAGCAGTGGAACCAGCTTCCGGACGACGGCTTCCACTTCACGGGGATGTCCTACGACCAGACGGAACACCTGGGCGCATCGACGTGGCGGCATGTGGCGTTCGTGGAGCGGCCGGTGCCGTTGCAGGGGCAGACGTCGGGCGCGGGGGACTTCTCGTGGCTGATGATGTCGGACGTGTGCAAGCACTGCCAGCGCGCGGGGTGCCTGGAGGCGTGTCCCACGGGCGCCATCGTGCGCACGGAGTTCGACACGGTCTATGTGCAGCCGGACGTGTGCAACGGCTGCGGCTACTGCGTGTCGGCGTGTCCGTTCGGAGTGATTGACCGGCGCGAGGACGACGGGCGCGCGTGGAAGTGCACGCTCTGTTACGACCGAATCGGCGACGACCAGACGCCCGCGTGCGCGAAGGCGTGTCCCACGGCGTCCATCCAGTACGGCGACCTGGATGAGCTGCACGCGCGAGCGGAGTCGCGGGTGCGCGACCTGCATCAACGGGGCATGACGGACGCGTACCTGTACGGGAAGGACGCGGAGAACCAGCCGGGCACGGGTGGGCTCAACGCGTTCTTCCTGCTGCTGGACAAGCCGGAGGTCTACAACCTGCCGCCCGACCCGGTGGTGCCGACGAAGAAGGCACTGCGGTCGTGGGCCTCGGTGGCGATGGGCGCGGTGGGCATGGTGGCGGTGGCGCTGGGCGCGGTGGCGTTCGGCCGGGAGGGGCGCGGATGAGCGACGACACGCTGTTGGATCGGCTCCAGCGCAAGGCGGACGGGCGGAACATCGACCCGCGCGCGGGCATCCTGGAGGGCGAGGGTTCCCAGCAGAAGGTGAAGGACCCGGAGCCCGCGCGGAGGGGGATGGACGTGCTGCCCACGGTGCCGTCGCGGTCCGGGCCGGACAGCGCGGAGGCGCCGAGCTACTACGGAATGCCGGTGTTGAAGGAGCCGCTGTGGATCTGGACGGTCCCGGCGTACTTCTACGTGGGCGGAGTGGCGGGCGCGGCGAGCGTGCTCGGCGTGACGCTGGAGTATCTGGGGGGACGTCGGCTGGAGCGGCTGGCGGGGCGCTGTCACGCGCTGGCTACGGCGGGGGACATCGTGAGCGCGGGGCTGTTGATCCACGACCTGGGCCGACCGTCGCGCTTCCTGAACATGCTGCGCGTGTTCCGGCCCACGTCCCCCATGAGCGTAGGGTCGTGGGTGCTGGCCGGTTCGGGCGCGGTGAATACGGCGGCGTTCGTGCTGCGACGGATGCCCGGGATGCTGGGCGGAGTGGGACGCGCGGCGGGCGTGATGGGCGCGGTGTTGGGGTTGCCGCTCGCGGGCTACACGGCGGTGCTGGTGAGCAACACGGCGGTGCCCCTGTGGCAGCAAGTGGGGCGCACGCTGCCGCTGTTCTTCATGAGCTCCGCGACGGCGAGCGCGGGGAGCCTGTTGTCGCTGTTCCCGCACACGGACGCGGAGGAGCGAGTGCTGCGCCGCTTCCGCATCGCGGGAAAGGTGGCGGAGCTGTTCACGCGCGAGGCGGTGGAGCTGGAAGCGCGGCAGGTGGTGGAGGTGGGCAAGCCGCTGCGCACGGGAGCGTCAGGAGCGCTGTGGATGCTGTCCCGGACGTGCTCCATGGCCGGACTGGTGATGGACGTGCTGCCGGGACGAGCGAGGTGGAAGCAGGTGACCGCGGATGTGCTGTCCACGGTGGGAGCAGTGGCCGCGCGATATGCCGTCATCCAGGCGGGCAAGACCTCCGCGAGGAATCCGCAGGCCACGTTCCAGGGACAGCGCCAGGGACTGGGTGCCGCACAGGTGGAAGGGAACACGGAGGCATCGGACGGAAAGCCCCTGAGCTTCCCGTTGCCCGTGCTGGGCCAGGGCTCGGCACCACGGGCGGGCCTGCCCTACGCGCGGTTCATGGCAACGTGACGCCATAGCGAACCAGGTCCTCCGGCGTGTTCACGTTCGCCAGGGCACGCAGCTCCGGATCCACCGCGCGCAATGCTTCCACGGACAAGGTCCGCGTTCGGAACCGCATCAGCAGCTGCCGCAGAGACGGATCCTCCACCAACGCTTCACCCCAGCGTGACACCAGCTCCGTACGATAGGCCGCGAACAACGGCTCCCACCGTCCGTCCCGCTCGATGCACACCGCGTCCACGTCCCCACTCCGCGCGTCCAGCACCACTCGCGCCGCGGCCTCCGTCACGAACGGCATGTCGCATGCCACCGCGAACACCCACGGCGTGCGGGCTGCCCCCAGGGCCGCATGGACCCCTCCCGGCGCTCCCTTGCCCTTCACGGCGTCCGCCACCGTGCGGATCCCGAAGCGCTCGTACGGCTGCGAAACATTCGCCACCAACAGCGTGTCCTCGAAATGCGACCCGAACGCCCGCAGCCGTTCCAAGGTTGTGAGCCCTTCCACGCTCAGCAGCCCCTTGGCCACGCCTCCCAACCGGGTCCCCTGCCCCCCTGCCAGGATGGCCAGCGTCACGTCGGGAAAGGTCGCGGATCCGTCCATGTCCGCCGACCCTACACACCTCTCATCCACCCAGAAAACGCTTCATCTCGCGGATTTCGCCAAGCCCCAGAGGGAGGGAGCAACCGCTCATCCCATGCCCCCCGTGGACAAGGCACGCGCACCCCGTCGTAGAGTCCTGCTCCCCCTCCCTGACGCATGCCGCTGACTCCCCTCCCCGCCGCGCGACTGGCCGCGCTCGATGCCATCGTGCCCGCGGCTCCCGCTCGACTTCCCTTGATGGAAGCCCATGGCCGGTTCCTCGCCGCTGGCATCGTCGCGTCACGCGCGCTGCCTGGCTGCGACAACTCCGCCATGGACGGGTGGGCCGTGCGCGCCGAGGAGACCCGGGGCGCCAACCGCGACCGCCCCGCGCGCCTGCGCATCGTCGACACCGTCTACGCCGGCCACCTCCCGCGCCGCGCCCTCCAGCCCGGCGAGGCCGCGCGCGTCTTCACCGGCGCCCCCCTCTCCCCCGGCGCCGACGCCGTCGTCCGCCAGGAGGCCGCGCGCCCCACTGACGACGGCACCCACGTGGACCTCTTCGTCTCCGTCGACCCCGGCCATGACCTGCGCCGCGCTGGCGAAGAGGTGATGCCCGGCACGCCGCTGTTCCCCGCAGGCCAGCGCGTGGACGCCACCGTGCTCGGCGTGCTCGCGTCGCTGGGCGAAGCCACCGCGCTCGTGCGCCCCGCGCCGCGCGTCGCGGTCATCGCCACCGGGGATGAGCTCGTTCCCCCTGGCCAGCCCGCGGCCCCCCACCAGGTCTTCGAGAGCAACCGCCTCCTCGTGGCCGCCCTGGCCCGCGAGGCCGGCGCGGACATCACCCAGCTGGCCCGCTCGCGCGACGACGAGGCGGAGCTGCACGCGCGGCTGGAGCAGCTGGCGCCCCAGGTCGACGTGCTCATCACCACCGGCGGCGCGTCCGTGGGCGACAAGGACTGCGTGAAGCGCGTCCTCACCCGCATGGGCGCGCGCTTCCTCGTGGACGGCGTCGCGCTCAAGCCCGGCAAGCCCGTGGCCGTGGCCCGCCTGGGCTCCACCGCCGTCGTCGTGCTGCCCGGCAACCCCGGCGCCGCCACCGTCGCCTTCGACCAGTTCGCGCGGCCCCTCCTCTTCAAGCACCAGGGCGTCATCGAACAGCGCCGCGTCACCCGCGCCCGCCTCTCCGAACCCCGCCACAAGCAGGCCGGCCTCACCTACCTGGTCACCGTCGCGGCGCTCGAGACGCGCGAGGACGGCGCCGAACCGTGGGCCCGCCTGCGTCCCCAGGGCGCCGGACAGATTCTCCAGAACGTGGCGGCCCGGGGCTGGGCCGTGCTCCCCGCCGGCCGCGCCGACTTCGCCCAGGGCGACTCCGTGGACGTGCAGCACTTCGACTCGCCGGACTTCCACGCCGTGGAGGCCGCGTGAAGCGGGCTCCCGCGCTCGCCCTCATCGGCCACTCCGGCGCCGGCAAGACGACGCTCCTGGAGCGCCTGCTGCCGGAGCTGGCCTCTCGCGGACTGCGCGTCGCGTACGTGAAGCACTCCTCGG
This DNA window, taken from Corallococcus coralloides DSM 2259, encodes the following:
- a CDS encoding response regulator, with the translated sequence MTDSAPLILLIEDEEDLREAVATLLEMEGYRVAQCVHGADALNWLKSHPRPGLVLLDLMMPVMDGQAFLARLSRERMLEGVPIIVLSGSPFHPPGAVAYLRKPVAVGSLMEVVRHFLPSSGEGSEGPHTS
- the fdh gene encoding formate dehydrogenase, which translates into the protein MKGWPVLRQFARGDSRALGDTAMSARSRSLAPRTKTADAVVKSICPYCAVGCGQEVHVRDGRILDIEGDPHSPISRGRLCPKGAATFQLVTGTQRVQQVLYRRPGGTEWEPIPLEEAMTQVAERVKRTRDATFEVTDAQGRWVNRTLGLAHLGGATLDNEENYLLKKLFSALGVVQVENQARIUHASTVPGLGITFGRGGATTFQQDLQHSDCILIQGSNMAECHPVGFQWVMEAKARGAKVIHVDPRYTRTSAVADVYAPIRVGTDIAFLGGLIHYVLEHERYFRDYVVQYTNAATLIREGFQDTEDLEGLFSGYQPKDNRYDIHTWQYQGAAGAIPAAGHKELTDEPGAGGGGHDHRVDVHDEHRDETLQHPRCVFQLLKRHFSRYTPKVVSQVCGVDEALFLQVAQTLCDNSNPERTSAFCYAVGWTQHSVGVQYIRTAAILQLLLGNIGRPGGGILALRGHASIQGSTDIPTLYNLLPGYLPMPHAHATTEGLEHYIRNNKSGSGWWSEFPKYAVSLLKAWFGDKATKDNDYLFHHLPRLTGNHSHMQTVADMADGKLQGYFVMGENPAVGSMNGALQRKGLRQLDWLVVRDFTLIETAEFWRTAPEVQSGQVRPEDIQTEVFFFPAAAHTEKDGTFTNTQRLLQWHHKAVEPAGDTRSELHFTYHLGRKLRELYADSTDPKDAPLLDLTWDYPTHGPYAEPSAEAVLKEINGYTVADGKPVDGFTALKDDGSTVCGCWIYSGCFKDGVNQTARRKPGQEQTWVAPEWGWAWPANRRILYNRASADANGKPWSERKRYVWWDAGEKKWTGEDVPDFIADRPPEYRPPEGATGLATIAGNDPFLLQADGKGWLFAPSGMMDGPLPTHYEPMESVVPNPLYAQQCSPTREEWKRKDNPYHRAWGDPRYPYLVTTYRLTEHHTAGGMSRWLSWLSELQPEMFCEISPELAREKGLNNGDWCTIATARGDLECRALVTERIRPLKVKGRRVHQIGLPYHWGVTGRVRGEGANELTAFVADQNVDIQESKAFTADLRVGRMRSGERAAAGAAPPALTVPEVPRDVTPHTDHTEAQEPEGKG
- a CDS encoding 4Fe-4S dicluster domain-containing protein, with product MGSRKGFFTDTTLCIGCKACEVACKQWNQLPDDGFHFTGMSYDQTEHLGASTWRHVAFVERPVPLQGQTSGAGDFSWLMMSDVCKHCQRAGCLEACPTGAIVRTEFDTVYVQPDVCNGCGYCVSACPFGVIDRREDDGRAWKCTLCYDRIGDDQTPACAKACPTASIQYGDLDELHARAESRVRDLHQRGMTDAYLYGKDAENQPGTGGLNAFFLLLDKPEVYNLPPDPVVPTKKALRSWASVAMGAVGMVAVALGAVAFGREGRG
- the nrfD gene encoding NrfD/PsrC family molybdoenzyme membrane anchor subunit; this translates as MSDDTLLDRLQRKADGRNIDPRAGILEGEGSQQKVKDPEPARRGMDVLPTVPSRSGPDSAEAPSYYGMPVLKEPLWIWTVPAYFYVGGVAGAASVLGVTLEYLGGRRLERLAGRCHALATAGDIVSAGLLIHDLGRPSRFLNMLRVFRPTSPMSVGSWVLAGSGAVNTAAFVLRRMPGMLGGVGRAAGVMGAVLGLPLAGYTAVLVSNTAVPLWQQVGRTLPLFFMSSATASAGSLLSLFPHTDAEERVLRRFRIAGKVAELFTREAVELEARQVVEVGKPLRTGASGALWMLSRTCSMAGLVMDVLPGRARWKQVTADVLSTVGAVAARYAVIQAGKTSARNPQATFQGQRQGLGAAQVEGNTEASDGKPLSFPLPVLGQGSAPRAGLPYARFMAT
- the mobA gene encoding molybdenum cofactor guanylyltransferase codes for the protein MDGSATFPDVTLAILAGGQGTRLGGVAKGLLSVEGLTTLERLRAFGSHFEDTLLVANVSQPYERFGIRTVADAVKGKGAPGGVHAALGAARTPWVFAVACDMPFVTEAAARVVLDARSGDVDAVCIERDGRWEPLFAAYRTELVSRWGEALVEDPSLRQLLMRFRTRTLSVEALRAVDPELRALANVNTPEDLVRYGVTLP
- the glp gene encoding gephyrin-like molybdotransferase Glp; protein product: MPLTPLPAARLAALDAIVPAAPARLPLMEAHGRFLAAGIVASRALPGCDNSAMDGWAVRAEETRGANRDRPARLRIVDTVYAGHLPRRALQPGEAARVFTGAPLSPGADAVVRQEAARPTDDGTHVDLFVSVDPGHDLRRAGEEVMPGTPLFPAGQRVDATVLGVLASLGEATALVRPAPRVAVIATGDELVPPGQPAAPHQVFESNRLLVAALAREAGADITQLARSRDDEAELHARLEQLAPQVDVLITTGGASVGDKDCVKRVLTRMGARFLVDGVALKPGKPVAVARLGSTAVVVLPGNPGAATVAFDQFARPLLFKHQGVIEQRRVTRARLSEPRHKQAGLTYLVTVAALETREDGAEPWARLRPQGAGQILQNVAARGWAVLPAGRADFAQGDSVDVQHFDSPDFHAVEAA